AGCAACGGCAAAGTCTACGTACTGGCCGGCGCCTACCTGGTGGAAGAACCGGTATCGAAAGGCGACGACGCCACCATCGAACTGAAATTCGAAGGCATCAAGGGGACCTGGCAATGAGCAACGCCGTGAAGCTTCACGTTGCGATCGAAGCCCACGGCGAGCCCTTGACCGAACTCAACCTGCGCCGTCCGACGGTGCAGGAAGTGCGGGCGATCAAGGCGCTGCCGTACAAGATCGACAAGAGCGAAGAGGTCAGCCTCGACATGGACGTCGCGGCCAAATACATCGCCGTGTGCGCCGGCATCCCGCCGTCGTCGGTCAACCAGCTGGATCTGGCTGACCTCAACGCGCTGAGTTGGGCCGTCGCGAGTTTTTTCATGAGTGCGGCGTCGGAGCCATCACCGACCTGATCGCAGTCGCCTATGACCTGGCCTGGTTCTGGAAGGTTGACCCCGAACAGATGGTGGCCAGGCCACTGGATGTGCTCCGCGAATCGCTGGAGCACGCGCAACGGATCAATGCGATGCAGGTGCAGTGATGGCAGACACAGAAACGAAAGAGAAGACGTCGGTGCTGCTCACGGGTATCGACGAACTGTCACCCAAACTCGGCGCCCTGCGGGCAAAAGTCGAGGGCTTCAAGAAAAACCTGGAGCAGACCGGCCTCGGCAAGCTGGATATCAGCGGTTTGTTCAAGGGCGGTAGCGTGATTACGCCGTTCGTGGATGCGATCAAGGCGTCCGACGCGTTCAAAGGCAAATTGACCGAGGTCAGCGAATCGGCCGAAAGCGTTGATTTGCCGAAGGCGCCGGCAAGCGCTACACAAAACATGAATGTGTTCAGTCGATCGATGGAGCAGGTGTCGGTCGCGGCCAACACGGCCTTGCAGCCTGCCGTCGCTACGGTAACGGCAGGTCTTCAACCTTTGTTGGTTGGGTTTGGCAGCCTGCTCGATGACAACCCGAAGCTGGTCGAAGGGCTGGCGGCAGGTGCCATCGCGTTCTCGGCGATGCAAACCGCCGTGACCGGCGCGACTCAAGTGTTCGATCTGATGAGCATGGTGCTCAAGACCAATCCGATCATGCTGATTGCCATGGGCATTGCCGTAGCTGCCGGTTTGATCATTGCCAACTGGGAACCGATTTCGACGTTTTTCGCCGGGCTCTGGCAAAAGGTTGTCAGTTATTGGGCGCCGATCAGCGGCGTTTTCTCGGATATTTTTGATCGAGTGAAAGCAGTCGTGAGTGCGGGATTCGATTTCCTTAAAGCGTGGTTTGCCTGGACGCCTTACGGAATGATCCTGAACAACTGGGGGGGCGTTGTCGGTTTGTTTGCCGCCATCTGGGATCTGCTCATGGCACTGACCGTGCCGGTAAAGGAGAAACTGCGCAGCCTGTTCGACTGGGTGCCGCTGGACGCGATTGCCGCTGCATGGGATCAGGTGCCTGCCATATTTTCGGGCTACTGGGAGTCAATCAAGCTTGGGGCGCAGGAATTCTTTTCCTACCTCGGCGGCCTGTTCACTTGGTCGCCCTTGGACGCATTGAGCGAAACGTGGGCATCGGTGGTTCAGTTTTTCAGTGAAAAAGCGGAAAAGCTCCGGGCCATTCTGGCGCCGATCCAGGAGATGCTCGGCGGTAGCTTTGGTGGCTTTATCGCCCAAATTACTGGCAAGGTCGAAGGCTTCACCGAGGTGCAAAAGAAAACCAATGCCGAAGGCAAGGGTGAATTTGCGCCAGCAGCGGCGTTCTTTGGTGACGTTTCCGAGTCACCCTCAAGCGCGCTGACGGCTCCCGGCAGTTTGCCGCTCAAGTCGCCGATGCAGCCCGGTTCTCTGACACAAAACTCCAGCACCCTGATCCAGCAAACCGCCGCCAATAACCGCACGCAACTCGAAGGCGGCCTGACCGTACGCTTCGAAAACGCGCCGGCCGGGCTGCGCACCGATCAACCGCAAACCAATCAACCGGGGCTGTCGCTCAATTCGCGCATCGGCTATCGCTCGTTGTCTCTGGGAGGTTCCAATGAACTGGCGTGACCGTTTGTTGCCGGCATCCTTTCGCGGTGTCGGTTTTTGGATCGATCAGGCGAAAACTCCGGTCGGCCACAAGGGCCAGTTGCACGAGTATCCACAACGCGATCAGCCGTTTTTCGAGGGCCTTGGCCAGCAGGCGAAGATCCATGATCTGACGGCATTCATTGTCGGCGCCGATTGCCTGGAGCAGCGCGACAAATTGCTCAAGGCACTGGAGCAGGGCAGTGGTGAACTGGTCCATCCGTGGTTGGGGCGGATGCAAGTGAAGGTCGGTGAATGCGACATGACCCAGACCCGTCAGGACGGCGGGCTGGTGACCTTTGCCCTGAAGTTCTACCCCGATCAGCCGCTGCAATTTCCGACGGCCACGGTCAACACGCAAAAGGTGCTGCTGTTGTCGGCGGACACGCTGCTGGGCTCGGCGGTGGCGCGTTTCGAACAGGCCATGACCCTGATCAAGGCCGCGCGGATCGGCATCGCCAATCTGCGCAACAGCCTGACCGGGGTCTATGAAGTGATCCAGGAACAGCTCAAACCGTTGATCGAGGAGTACCGGCAGATTAGCGAGCTGGTCAAAGCGATCAAGGAATTGCCCAAGGAAGTGGCGGCGGAATTCAAGGGATTGCTCGGCGATGTCAAATCGCTCAGGGACTTCGCGAAGGAGGGCTATCGTGGCGTGATTGCCAACGTTTCCCAGCAGCTCGAAGCCATCCGCAAGGCCGATGCACCGAAGCTCACTACCGGCAAGGACACCACGGCGGCGGCGCAAGCCATGGCCGATCTGGTGCAGGACACGCTGCTGGTGAAAGTGGCGCAATGGGTCGCTTCGATGCCTGTGGCGTCGACGCCGGTGAAACTGACGTCACAGCCGTCGCTGGATCATCAGACGCTGCAGCCGGTCACTCGTCAGGAAGTGCCGGTCACCGACGATTTGCAGTTGTTGCAAAAGGAGTTGAACGAAGCGATCCAACTGGCACTGAACAAGGCCAGCCCCGCGCACTATCAGGCCATCAACGATCTGAAGCAGAACTTGAATGCGCACCTCAAAGCGGTGGCGTCGTCCGGCGTGCGGCTGGTCAGTAAATCCTTTCAGGAGAGCTTGCCTGCCGTCGTCGTGGCCTATCGGCAATTTGCCGATGCCACGCGGGTCACGGAAGTGACTCAACGCAACGGTGTTGCCCATCCGTTGTTCCTGCCGCCGAACGATGTGAAAGTTTCCGGGGAGTGAACCATGAACGACATGGATAACCGCGTCACCCTGACCGTCGGCGGCCTGGAATACGGTGGCTGGAAAAGCGTGGAAATCACCGCGGATCTGGAGCGCCAGTTCCGCACCTTCAAACTCAACATCACCTGGCAATGGCCGGGGCAGACCGTGGACAAACGGATTCAGCCCGGTGACGCCTGTGAAGTGCGCATCGGCCAGGATCTGGTGCTGACCGGGTATGTGTTCAAGGCCCCGATCAGTTACGACGGACGGCAGATCAGCCTGAACATCGAAGGCAGTTCTTGCACCCAGGATCTGGTGGATTGCGCCGCGACCAATCGCCCGAACCAATGGCATGAGCAATCGCTGTTGAGCATCGTCGAAGCGCTGGCGATCACCTACAAGGTCTTTGTGGTCAGCGAAATTCCCGAGACCGCGCGGCTCAGCAGTCACACCCTTGTGCCGGGGGAAACGGTGTTTCAATCCATCGACCGCTTGCTGACATTGTTCCGGGTATTTTCTACCGATGATGCCCAGGGCCGGTTGGTGCTGGCCCGGCCTGGCAGTGGTGGCCGGGCCAGCGATGCGCTGGAGTTGGGCAAAAATATTCTGTCGGCCAACGCGCCAATGGATTACAGCCAGGTGTTCTCCGAATACCGGGTAATTGGCCAGCACAAGGGCACGGACAAGAAGAGCGGGGCAGCGGTCAGCGAGGTTGAATCGGTGTCCGCCGACCTGAGCTACAAGCGTCGGCGGGTCACGGTGATCAACGAAGGCATGCAGATCAATCCCGATCTCGCCTTGCAACGGGCCAACTGGGAAAGCGCCACCCGCGTGGGCAAGGCCAAGGCCACCACCTATCAGGTGCAGGGCTGGCGACAATCGAACGGCGATCTGTGGCGTCATAACACGCAGGTCAGGGTCAAGGATCCGGTGCTGGGGTTCGATGACGACATGCTGATCTCCAAGGTGACCTACTCGCTATCGGCGCAAGGCTCGGTGACCACCCTGCAAGTTGCACCGCCGCATACCTTCGACGCCAATCCCGAGCCCCCGAAGAAAACCTGAGCCCGACACTTACCCTGAATGGCATTTGGAATGCCAATGCTGTGAACAATGCCGAATCCTGTGGGGGCGGGCTTGCCCGCGAAAGCGGTGTTCGCTGCAACACTCCTTTGCCTGACATACCGCCATCGCGGGCAAGCCCGCTCCCACAGGTTTGTCTGTGTTTCGCCGACTCTTGAGAACAACCCATGAGCCTACTGACACGCCTCCTGGCGCGCGGCACTGTCGTGCTCGCCAACTCGACCACCAAGCTTCAATCGCTGCAAATGCGCCTCACCGCCGGCGAAGTGAACGATGACATGGAGCACTTCGAACCCTACGGTTTCACCAGCAATCCGCTGGCCGGCGCCGAAGGTATCGCCACCTTTCTGGGCGGTGATCGCTCCCACGCCATCGTGCTGGTGGTCGCCGACCGTCGCTATCGCCTCCAGTCCCTGGCCGCTGGCGAAGTGGCGATCTACACCGACGAAGGCGACAAAATTCACTTCAAGCGCGGGCGGATCATCGACATCGAAACCGCCACCCTGAACATCCGCGCCAGCAGTGCCGTGAACATCGACACACCCACCCTGACCCAGACCGGAAAAATCGTCTCCCAAGGCGATCAGATTGCCGGCGGCATCAGCCAGATCAAACACGTGCATGTCGGCGTTCAAGCGGGCAATGGCCAGACCGGCGTACCGGCAGGAGGGCAATGATGTTCATCAGCCAAAACCTGCATGCCGCGCTGACCCGCTCAGTGCTGATCAGCTTGTTCACCTGGCGCCGCGCCGCCGATGACGATGCCCTCGATGACGAAGAACGTTTCGGCTGGTGGGGCGACACTTTTCCTACGGTGGCCGACGACCGCATCGGTTCGCGGCTGTGGCTGTTGCGCCGGGTCAAGCTGACCCGGCAAACCCAGATGGACGCCGAATTCTATGCCCGCGAAGCCCTGCAATGGCTGATCGACGACGGCCATTGCAGCGCCATCGACATCATCAGCGAACGCCTCGACGCCCAGCGCCTGAACCTGCGCACGGTCCTGACCCTGGCCGATGGCGAGCGCCTGGACATCAACCCTGATAACAGTTGGCAGGTGATCTATGCCGTTTGAAACCCCTTCGCTGCCGGTGCTGATCAAGCGCACCCAAAGCGACCTGGCCAGCGATTCGCTGCGCCAGTCCGATGCGCAAGTGCTGGCCCGTACCCTCGGTGGCGCCGCCTATGGCCTGTATGGCTACCTGGACTGGATCGCCGAGCAGATCCTCCCGGACAAGGCCGATGAATCGACCCTGGAACGGATCGCCGCACTGCGTCTGAACCAGCCGCGCAAACCCGCACAAGCGGCCAGCGGCAGCGTCAGCTTCAGCGCCAGCGCCGGTGCCGTGCTGGATGTCGACACCCTGCTGCAATCGAGCGACGGTCGCACCTACAAAGTCACCGCCGCGCGCACCACCAGCAACGGCCTCAACAGCACCACCATCGCCGCGCTCGAGGCCGGCAGCCTGGGCAATGCCGAGGCCGGTCTGGCGCTGATTCCGGTGCAACCGATTGCGGGTATCGTCGGCAATAGCTTTACCGTGCTGGCGCCGGGGCTTAGCGGCGGTGTGGCGCGGGAAAGCTTGGAGTCGCTGCGTGCGCGGGTGATCCGCTCCTACCGCATCATCCCTCACGGCGGTTCGGCGCAAGACTATGAAACCTGGGCCCTCGAATGCTCGGGCGTGACTCGCGCCTGGTGCCGTGGCGGTTTGTTGGGGCCGGGCACGGTCAGCCTGTTCATCATGCGTGACGATGACCCGCAACCGGTGCCGAACGACGAACAACTGGCCGAAGTCCAGGCCTACATCGAGCCTCTGCGCCCGGTCACCGCCGAGGTGCATGTGCAGCGGCCGGTTCAGGTGCCGGTGGTCTATCACCTGACGCTGACACCCGACACCACCGCCATACGCGCCGCCGTCGAAGCGCAGCTGCGAGACCTGCATAACCGTGAAGCCGACCTCGGCCAGAAATTGTTGATCAGTCACATCCGTGAAGCGATCAGCAGCACCAGCGGCGAAAACGACCACGTCCTCACCTCGCCTGTCGCGGATGTCAAAACCGAGCGCAATGAGCTGCTGACCTTCGGAGGTTGCGTATGGGGGGTATAAGAACCGCCGCGCAATACCACGCGCAACTGCGCAGCCTGCTGCCCAGCGGCCCGGCCTGGGACCCTGAACGGGTGCCGGAACTCGAAGAAGTCCTCGAAGGCGTCGCTCAGGAACTGGCCCGCCTCGACGCCCGCGCCGCCGACCTGCTCAACGAAATGGACCCGGCCGGCGTCAGCGAACTGGTGCCGGACTGGGAGCGGGTGATGAACCTGCCCGACCCGTGCCTCGGCGCTACGCCACTGTTCGATGACCGTCGCCTCGCGGTACGTCGCCGCCTGCTCGCGGTTGGCAGCCAGGCCGTCGGCTACTACCTCGAAATCGCCAAAAGCCAAGGTTACCCGAACGCCACTATCACCGAACTGGAAGCCCCGCGCATGGGACGCTCGCGTTTCGGTGCGGCGCACTGGGGCACGTGGGAAGCGCAGTTCATGTGGACGCTCAATACCGGTGGGCGATTGCTGCTGGGACGACGTTTTGGCGCCAGTTACTGGGGCGAGCGGTTTGGCGTGAACCCGGGCTCGGCACTGGAATGCCTGATCCACCGCAGCGCACCGGCGCATACCAAGGTGCACATCAATTATGACTAGGGAGTAGAGGGATGGATTATCCGAAAAGTGTGCCCAGCGCCGGGTTGGTGAATGGGAAGTTTGTGGATGAAAACCCGCTGACCGGGACGCCGGGATCGTTGATTCCGGCGGATTGGGGAAATGGCGTGACGCAGGAGATTGTGAACGTCATCAAGGCCGGGGATCTGACCCCGGACGAGACGAAGTACGATCAGTTGCTGCAAGCCATTCAGAGCGTATCGGCCAAGGGTTGGAATCTGGATTCGGCATTGCCGATCGGCTCGCTGCCGCCGGCCACTGTGGCGACGGCGGATGGGCGTTTGGCGGTGACCCCGACGGCAGTTTCGACCAACGGCGGCCGGGTGTCGATTCCGGCGGGGGTGTTGGTCAGCATTGGCCAGGAAGTCGTCGCGGGGCAATTGGGCAGAGCGCGGACGTTTACCACACAAGCGTGGAGCAGTGATTTGTTGCCGAGCGCCAGCTACTTTCTGCGGGCGCAGGTGATCGGTGGTGTGCTGACGTTCTACATTCAGCGCGGAACAATCTATGACGCCCCGCCCGAAGGTTTAAAGGGCACTGTCAATGGCGGGGCGGGGGGCGGTTTTCAGTCCACGCCGCTGGATATCTGTATTGCCTGGGTGATGACGGGAGCACCGGGGGCCGTTCCGGTTATCAGACCGATCTACAACCGCAACCGGTTGGCGTGGACGCAAACCGTCAACGGCAACGGTGTGGTTTACCTGCCTCTGGATCCCCATGCCCGTGCGGCACGCCTGATTGTCGGTAACCCGACGCCCTCGGCGACGGAAATTTCCTCGGTGTCGTTTGCGCCTACAGGTTGGGTTGGTGGCAACTACTGCTACCTCTCTCCGGCGGTGACCACCAGTTCCAATCACGATGGTGGTTGGACGAACCCGATGCCGTGCGTGATCTTCACCAACAACTTTGTCAACGACGTCACGGTCACGACCCTGACGGCCAGTTTTGACCATAACCAAGTACGTTCGCTGTGGCAGTCCTACCAGGCCGAACACATGCTCGGTTCGACCAGCGCCGCCAGCGATGAATTGCTGTTCAGTATGGGGATCAAGAACCACCCCGTGTCTGATTACGCCACTGGAATCGCGGTCAACTTCGCGGCGGCAGTCAATGTCAGTCTTTCCTGGGAGTTGATTCGATGAACGTTATTCAAGAGCTTCATCAGTTCGAGGACGGCCTGCGTCCCGCACAGCCTTCTGCCGTCCATGACTGGGACGGTGAAAAATGGGTTCTGGACGCCGTGAAAGTCGCCCAGCTGGAACAACAGGAAACCGAGCGCCTGTGCGCCAAAGTCGATGCGGCTGCAGACAAAGCACGCATTGCTCTGGCCGGTGATCCACTCAAAGCCATTGAGTATGCCCAAGCCGCCGTCGACGCCCAAACCTATAAGGACGCGGGCTACCCGAAAAAAGACGTGCCGATGGCCGTCTCCGCATGGGTCGTTAAAGGCCGCACAGCCAAACAGGCGGCGGACCAGATCCTGGTTAAAGCTACACAACTCCATGAAGCGTTGCTGGCCCTGCGCGTCCTGCGCCTCAAGGCCAAAGAGCAGATCAAGGCGCAGACGGTCAAAGGCAAGATCGACTTGGCCCGAAACGCCAGCGAAGAGGCGATAGCGGCGATCCGCCAAACCGTTGCGAGTGTTGCTTAGAGCTCGTGTCAATGCGCAATTCCCTCGGCCTACTCCTCAGTGGGCCTTTCTTATTCGAAACAATCTTGAACCTCGCCGTATCAACTGCCGCGCCAGTAGGGGCATTTGTTATTTTCGAGGGAGGATGAACGTGTGGATTATCCAAAAAGCGTACCAAACATAGGGTTGGTCAATGGCATGTTTGTGGATGAGGATCCCATCGCTGGCACGCCGGGATCGTTGGTCCCTTCAGTGTGGGGTAACGGTGTTACTCAAGAAATATTGAGTGTTATCAGTTCGGTTGGGTTGACCCCCGCTGAGGCTGATAATAATCAGTTGCTCAAAGCTATTAAGTTAATGATGACCAAGGCAAGTCCAATGTTGTCGCTGGTGAAAAATTTTACGGCGTCAAAAGTACTGACCTCTGAAGACTTGGGCCTTATTCTTGTGAGTGGGGCTTCGGAAACCATCACGCTTACACTTCCAGCTGTCGATGCGACTCTGGGTATTCGTGATGTCATCATTCGACGGCTGGATAACAGTGGTAGCCGTTTGCTCGTTCAGTGTTCAGGCACCGACACCATTAAGTTTCATACCCATCTGCGTGCTACGGGTTATCCGTTTTTGGTATTGATGGGCGCGGGCGATTGGTGGCACCT
The Pseudomonas lini DNA segment above includes these coding regions:
- a CDS encoding DNA circularization protein — its product is MNWRDRLLPASFRGVGFWIDQAKTPVGHKGQLHEYPQRDQPFFEGLGQQAKIHDLTAFIVGADCLEQRDKLLKALEQGSGELVHPWLGRMQVKVGECDMTQTRQDGGLVTFALKFYPDQPLQFPTATVNTQKVLLLSADTLLGSAVARFEQAMTLIKAARIGIANLRNSLTGVYEVIQEQLKPLIEEYRQISELVKAIKELPKEVAAEFKGLLGDVKSLRDFAKEGYRGVIANVSQQLEAIRKADAPKLTTGKDTTAAAQAMADLVQDTLLVKVAQWVASMPVASTPVKLTSQPSLDHQTLQPVTRQEVPVTDDLQLLQKELNEAIQLALNKASPAHYQAINDLKQNLNAHLKAVASSGVRLVSKSFQESLPAVVVAYRQFADATRVTEVTQRNGVAHPLFLPPNDVKVSGE
- a CDS encoding phage GP46 family protein, whose protein sequence is MFISQNLHAALTRSVLISLFTWRRAADDDALDDEERFGWWGDTFPTVADDRIGSRLWLLRRVKLTRQTQMDAEFYAREALQWLIDDGHCSAIDIISERLDAQRLNLRTVLTLADGERLDINPDNSWQVIYAV
- a CDS encoding YmfQ family protein translates to MGGIRTAAQYHAQLRSLLPSGPAWDPERVPELEEVLEGVAQELARLDARAADLLNEMDPAGVSELVPDWERVMNLPDPCLGATPLFDDRRLAVRRRLLAVGSQAVGYYLEIAKSQGYPNATITELEAPRMGRSRFGAAHWGTWEAQFMWTLNTGGRLLLGRRFGASYWGERFGVNPGSALECLIHRSAPAHTKVHINYD
- a CDS encoding phage tail protein, yielding MADTETKEKTSVLLTGIDELSPKLGALRAKVEGFKKNLEQTGLGKLDISGLFKGGSVITPFVDAIKASDAFKGKLTEVSESAESVDLPKAPASATQNMNVFSRSMEQVSVAANTALQPAVATVTAGLQPLLVGFGSLLDDNPKLVEGLAAGAIAFSAMQTAVTGATQVFDLMSMVLKTNPIMLIAMGIAVAAGLIIANWEPISTFFAGLWQKVVSYWAPISGVFSDIFDRVKAVVSAGFDFLKAWFAWTPYGMILNNWGGVVGLFAAIWDLLMALTVPVKEKLRSLFDWVPLDAIAAAWDQVPAIFSGYWESIKLGAQEFFSYLGGLFTWSPLDALSETWASVVQFFSEKAEKLRAILAPIQEMLGGSFGGFIAQITGKVEGFTEVQKKTNAEGKGEFAPAAAFFGDVSESPSSALTAPGSLPLKSPMQPGSLTQNSSTLIQQTAANNRTQLEGGLTVRFENAPAGLRTDQPQTNQPGLSLNSRIGYRSLSLGGSNELA
- a CDS encoding phage baseplate assembly protein, with translation MNDMDNRVTLTVGGLEYGGWKSVEITADLERQFRTFKLNITWQWPGQTVDKRIQPGDACEVRIGQDLVLTGYVFKAPISYDGRQISLNIEGSSCTQDLVDCAATNRPNQWHEQSLLSIVEALAITYKVFVVSEIPETARLSSHTLVPGETVFQSIDRLLTLFRVFSTDDAQGRLVLARPGSGGRASDALELGKNILSANAPMDYSQVFSEYRVIGQHKGTDKKSGAAVSEVESVSADLSYKRRRVTVINEGMQINPDLALQRANWESATRVGKAKATTYQVQGWRQSNGDLWRHNTQVRVKDPVLGFDDDMLISKVTYSLSAQGSVTTLQVAPPHTFDANPEPPKKT
- a CDS encoding phage baseplate assembly protein V: MSLLTRLLARGTVVLANSTTKLQSLQMRLTAGEVNDDMEHFEPYGFTSNPLAGAEGIATFLGGDRSHAIVLVVADRRYRLQSLAAGEVAIYTDEGDKIHFKRGRIIDIETATLNIRASSAVNIDTPTLTQTGKIVSQGDQIAGGISQIKHVHVGVQAGNGQTGVPAGGQ
- a CDS encoding phage tail assembly protein, whose protein sequence is MSNAVKLHVAIEAHGEPLTELNLRRPTVQEVRAIKALPYKIDKSEEVSLDMDVAAKYIAVCAGIPPSSVNQLDLADLNALSWAVASFFMSAASEPSPT
- a CDS encoding phage tail protein, which codes for MNVIQELHQFEDGLRPAQPSAVHDWDGEKWVLDAVKVAQLEQQETERLCAKVDAAADKARIALAGDPLKAIEYAQAAVDAQTYKDAGYPKKDVPMAVSAWVVKGRTAKQAADQILVKATQLHEALLALRVLRLKAKEQIKAQTVKGKIDLARNASEEAIAAIRQTVASVA
- a CDS encoding phage tail protein, which translates into the protein MDYPKSVPSAGLVNGKFVDENPLTGTPGSLIPADWGNGVTQEIVNVIKAGDLTPDETKYDQLLQAIQSVSAKGWNLDSALPIGSLPPATVATADGRLAVTPTAVSTNGGRVSIPAGVLVSIGQEVVAGQLGRARTFTTQAWSSDLLPSASYFLRAQVIGGVLTFYIQRGTIYDAPPEGLKGTVNGGAGGGFQSTPLDICIAWVMTGAPGAVPVIRPIYNRNRLAWTQTVNGNGVVYLPLDPHARAARLIVGNPTPSATEISSVSFAPTGWVGGNYCYLSPAVTTSSNHDGGWTNPMPCVIFTNNFVNDVTVTTLTASFDHNQVRSLWQSYQAEHMLGSTSAASDELLFSMGIKNHPVSDYATGIAVNFAAAVNVSLSWELIR
- a CDS encoding baseplate J/gp47 family protein; translated protein: MPFETPSLPVLIKRTQSDLASDSLRQSDAQVLARTLGGAAYGLYGYLDWIAEQILPDKADESTLERIAALRLNQPRKPAQAASGSVSFSASAGAVLDVDTLLQSSDGRTYKVTAARTTSNGLNSTTIAALEAGSLGNAEAGLALIPVQPIAGIVGNSFTVLAPGLSGGVARESLESLRARVIRSYRIIPHGGSAQDYETWALECSGVTRAWCRGGLLGPGTVSLFIMRDDDPQPVPNDEQLAEVQAYIEPLRPVTAEVHVQRPVQVPVVYHLTLTPDTTAIRAAVEAQLRDLHNREADLGQKLLISHIREAISSTSGENDHVLTSPVADVKTERNELLTFGGCVWGV